Part of the Etheostoma spectabile isolate EspeVRDwgs_2016 chromosome 21, UIUC_Espe_1.0, whole genome shotgun sequence genome is shown below.
tgtgttgttttttggctCGGGGACGCTTTacatgtctcagtgtattgctTGTAATTGTTTGTATCTGTTAATTTGTCcatatattttgaaaaaagtttagaaaagatttgatcacaaaaaattaAACTAGACAATGTAGAGGGCTTCCAGTGTAGACCATTTTCTGTAGCCTACTGTGTTGTAGTACTTAAAACTGTCTCCTTGCACGTTCGCAAGTATAAATGAACATTAAGATATCTCCGGTGTCTCTGTCTATTTATTGATAATGTaattattctgtattttttatttacccaaGTTCACATTTCTTAAAGCATAGTTTCTGCCACGCCCATGAGGACTTCTTAGTAAGTTgacgcatccacatgatacaagccttccatgaccGCGCACTGCAAAAATGCACACACTAAAGTTGACATCAACTGCAGTTTTAATGAGCCACAGTCATAAGTAtatgcaaaagaaaaatctagaAATAACTTTGAAGTTAGTGAAACAATATGAAATTAACAAAACCACAAAGTGAACATAGTAAAAACAGCTAATTGGAAGCAAATTTGTGACAGATAGAACCTGCACTTGcgatgtacacatctgtaacATTAAACCAAATATTACAGATGAGACATTTATTATCTGATGGGAAAGCTGTTAATGTGTCAATCTGTGTGaaactttactgtaaaaaaaaaaaagatcggTGGGCTCAACATACATTTGCAAGTTACCTGAGTGGCCGTAGATTTTCATCTTTATAGTAGTGCAGTTATTGATTTGTGCCATGAAGATagattttataacatttttgccAACTAAAACTGTTTTGTTTAGAAAGAATCCTAACAAATTATACATTAGCCTTGGTAATGCATTATTGCTCATTGAAAATATTAAGCAAGGTAAAGAAAATAGTCTacaaactaatttatttttagCTCTTGTAACAAGGCAAGTGAAACACCTTATCTAAACATGAGTTAATAcctaaaagtgtttttgaattTCTGTCAGCTGTCAGATTCCTGACAAGCTCTTGTTGGAGTCCACATGTTGCTAGAGAGGTATAAACAGTTCCAATCCTGGGCGCTGTGCCTTGTGCAGCCTACAGGGTGGCATTAAAGAGCCCAGTCTTCAGGTTATTCAGAGTAGAGAGGCAACTGTCCTGCAAAACAAAGGCCAGGATGTGAGTAAACCCACACACTGAACAACATAGCGTTTCCAATTATGTGCCTATAGCTGCTGCCGGGTCATTAAATAATGCTACATTAGAAGCATACAATTATATATCAATGTCTTGTATATCAAAGTCTTACTGAAAGAGGGTTCCAGTTAGCTCATCAACAAAGCCAcctagtaaaaaagaaaaacaatacatacaaaatTTAAGAAAAGCCAAAGTTGACttaatacttttaaataaacaataatacatGCACAGTGTGAGTAAGTACTAAAATTACCTGGTGTGCAAATGGTGTCACATAGTATGGGGCAAATGTAGCAGGATGAGCATTCCTGGAAGACAAAAGGGTTCAAATGAGGAGCCGCTTGTCCTTTAATGTGTATTATTGACAGTGTTTTGGACCGGGGCGCAGCGGGGGGGTGGCTTCTGGGGCTACAGCccaaatgttttctcaaaacCCCAGGATCTCTGAGGGTTTTAAAATAGCTTTAattttgtgtgttgtatgttgtcTTACCTTTGGTTtctgttgtgaagcactttggatacctgctggttacTGGaaagtgctgtataaatacatgttgattgattggttgattgattgTGTCATTTCCCTTAAGTTTCTCTGAttttaatggagaaaaaaattctACTACTGGGACGATATCGCCACTCATTCTGTGAACTCTACTAAAAATAGGTTTCAAGATTATGTGGTTCACaccaaaatcaaattaaaaattgtAATATCAGATCATTTGTGCCTCTCTTTAGGTGGCAGGGTGGAAACTCtgcaacatttgttttgttctggATACAGAATGACGTAGACAGTTGGAAAACAGTTAATTACAACACAGAATGTGTTGATTCTTTATCAAATGGCTTAAAAAAAGAGTGCTCCCGGTCCCCCTGTAGATTTAGGCTGAGCCCCGAACGTTTACCACCTCTGGCTCCGCCCCTGGTTTTGGACAGGGAAGATGCTTACTTGGCAGTGCTCACAGTGATCGGACTCATCATCTTCACAGGGACATTTGTCACAGTTTTTAGAGCAGTACTAAAAGAGGGAGGGGAGTACACACAATATGATTAGTCTTTCACTATCTGTTGCTCAAAGAGTTCATTAGAAATAAGCACATTTAACTCATTACACCATTAAAGTTTTGTACTCATGTTTTACCTCACAGATTGAGCAAACACTACATAAAGAGCCCGAGTGGAATTTCATCAGGTCAGTGGCAGGCTCCTCTTCATCTGCTGTGTCATCTGCTTGGTCATCATCTATATGGAGTCAATGACAAATTAGGCTACAGAAATGCTAGGTTGAGGAAATTTGGTAACAATGTAACCATTAAATAattggtccaccactttggtctagactgaaatatctcaacaactatgaGATAGTTCATATATGCATTCATGGCTCTTAAAGGATGAAGCCTACTGACTTTTGTGATACTTTTCCTCTGGCATCACCATAAGGTTGACATTTGAGATTCAGAGAGAACTAGAGTATCTAGGTGGATTGCTGTTCAATTTGGGACAGAAAATCCCATGTTTGGGTGCCTGGGGCACTCCCctacatgtcattccccattCTCTCCCCATCTATATCCAAGTTGTCACAAAGAAAGGCCGAAAGGCTTAAGAAAAATCCCACGGTCCCCTGAGATGTATTGTAATAAGTTTGAGatcctgacttttcatctatgTAGCACCATCATTAGCTCACAATTTCAGTTTGGTTTATGAACAAACTAATGACATTTCAATCAGCCTCAGTCAGGCAAATAGCCAATAATGACATGCTTACAGGCAAAACCTACACAGTGAACATTATATACATTCTACCTTCTAACCATCAGCATGTTAGTATTATCACTGTAAGCATGATAGTATGCTGGGCATTTAGGTCAAGGACAGCCGCAACACTGACTCTTGCATTGCTGGAGACTCTCTTGTTACATTGGAAATTGTCCTGCTTGGTGTGTACCTTGGTCACAATTCTTTAAATAACATGTCTAAGGGATCTCTATCAAGATTgttgtttatgtaaaaaaaaaaaaacttttagcaAATATTTTGTTATGGCTTCTACTTCATGTAGACCTTTCATTCACTAGAGGTCATGAGATCATATTAAGAGTGTTGTAATGCTATCATGCTTACACaatatttgtttgctgtaaAAGCTGAGCACTGTCGATTAGACTTTTGTTCAGTTTGAGAGCAGATAGGCTAAATGCACGGATAAGTACGTATCACAAAATTAGACTTAGGCTTAGACTTAGGTCCATGAGCAAACTATCCCCAACACGGATGAATCATAACTGGGTCAGCTGGTTTGGTGTAGATGTATCACATTGTGGTTGCACAGTAAAGAATAACCAACAGCAACACCAAAACCTCTGGAAACAAATATGCTCTTATACTGCTTctatctgtatgtttttttctgaactcACACCCTTTATCAGTAATTGTTTGGGTGTCTCAAAATAGCTACATTGGTTCTACAAAAGGAATTAGATACTGCTTGGTGCCAGCTACCTCGCAGATAAGCCAGTCTATTTCAGGACCGATTTGTGTGACAGTGTTCCTACGGCGACTGCAGCGAGCCTAGCAATAGCAGAAGGCTACTGTTGAGTTCGGAAACACTCAAGGGTTTGTTATACGTCATACTAAATGACTGGATAGTTTAGTATTTTGGACttataaatatatttcaaaaataactaTATATTAAATAAGTGGGTATACCGTCATCTTCCTCTGCTTCAGTTGTTTCCTCTTCCTCAGAGCCATTcccatcctcttcctcctcctcagcatCATCAGCCTCCTCAGCTAACTCCTCTGCTTCAGTTGTTGCATTAtcattctcctcctcctctgctgctgcctcatcagcttcctcctcttcagcattgtcctcttcttcctcagctgcagcctcctccccctcttcctcgTATTCCTGTTCTTCAGCAtcaccctcctcttcctcctcagctgctgcctccttctccttctcttcttcagcatcatcctcttcctcatctgaagcctcttcttcctcatcctctTTTTGAGCAttatcctcctcttcctcctcagcagcctcttcttcctccttctgcCCCTCTTCTTCAgcatcatcctcctcttcctcagttgcctcttcttcatcttgctCTGCTTCCTCTTCTTCAGCCTCGTCTTCCTCAGCAGTCTCCTTTTCCTCCCCAGCATCCACTTCCTCCTCagcatcctcttcctcctcagtggtctcctcttcctcctcagcggtctcctcttcctcctcagaagtctcctcttcctcctcagcggtctcctcttcctcctcagaagtctcctcttcctcctcagcagtctcttcttcctcctcagaggtctcctcttcctcctcatcggtctcctcttcctcctcagcatCCTTGCCTTCCTCCTTAGCATCCCCgccttcctcctcctgatcATCTGTTTCTGCCTCATCGTCTGAGTCTTCATCCTCTTCGTCTCCATCCTCCTCCGCTACCTGTCCCTCTTCCTCATCTGCGCCATCATCCCCCTCCGT
Proteins encoded:
- the hrc gene encoding cilia- and flagella-associated protein 251 isoform X3: MAPVKGWVVGLLLVLLCQSQVPLSGVVGAQDVAEAEQGLHARNVEEVVAEDGLTTEGDDGADEEEGQVAEEDGDEEDEDSDDEAETDDQEEEGGDAKEEGKDAEEEEETDEEEEETSEEEEETAEEEEETSEEEEETAEEEEETSEEEEETAEEEEETTEEEEDAEEEVDAGEEKETAEEDEAEEEEAEQDEEEATEEEEDDAEEEGQKEEEEAAEEEEEDNAQKEDEEEEASDEEEDDAEEEKEKEAAAEEEEEGDAEEQEYEEEGEEAAAEEEEDNAEEEEADEAAAEEEENDNATTEAEELAEEADDAEDDDQADDTADEEEPATDLMKFHSGSLCSVCSICEYCSKNCDKCPCEDDESDHCEHCQECSSCYICPILCDTICTPGGFVDELTGTLFQTVASLL
- the hrc gene encoding protein Ycf2 isoform X4 → MAPVKGWVVGLLLVLLCQSQVPLSGVVGAQDVAEAEQGLHARNVEEVVAEDGLTTEGDDGADEEEGQVAEEDGDEEDEDSDDEAETDDQEEEGGDAKEEEETAEEEEETSEEEEETAEEEEETTEEEEDAEEEVDAGEEKETAEEDEAEEEEAEQDEEEATEEEEDDAEEEGQKEEEEAAEEEEEDNAQKEDEEEEASDEEEDDAEEEKEKEAAAEEEEEGDAEEQEYEEEGEEAAAEEEEDNAEEEEADEAAAEEEENDNATTEAEELAEEADDAEEEEEDGNGSEEEETTEAEEDDDDDQADDTADEEEPATDLMKFHSGSLCSVCSICEYCSKNCDKCPCEDDESDHCEHCQECSSCYICPILCDTICTPGGFVDELTGTLFQTVASLL
- the hrc gene encoding cilia- and flagella-associated protein 251 isoform X2; the encoded protein is MAPVKGWVVGLLLVLLCQSQVPLSGVVGAQDVAEAEQGLHARNVEEVVAEDGLTTEGDDGADEEEGQVAEEDGDEEDEDSDDEAETDDQEEEGGDAKEEGKDAEEEEETDEEEEETSEEEEETAEEEEETSEEEEETAEEEEETSEEEEETAEEEEETTEEEEDAEEEVDAGEEKETAEEDEAEEEEAEQDEEEATEEEEDDAEEEGQKEEEEAAEEEEEDNAQKEDEEEEASDEEEDDAEEEKEKEAAAEEEEEGDAEEQEYEEEGEEAAAEEEEDNAEEEEADEAAAEEEENDNATTEAEELAEEADDAEEEEEDGNGSEEEETTEAEEDDDDDQADDTADEEEPATDLMKFHSGSLCSVCSICEYCSKNCDKCPCEDDESDHCEHCQECSSCYICPILCDTICTPGGFVDELTGTLFQ
- the hrc gene encoding cilia- and flagella-associated protein 251 isoform X1: MAPVKGWVVGLLLVLLCQSQVPLSGVVGAQDVAEAEQGLHARNVEEVVAEDGLTTEGDDGADEEEGQVAEEDGDEEDEDSDDEAETDDQEEEGGDAKEEGKDAEEEEETDEEEEETSEEEEETAEEEEETSEEEEETAEEEEETSEEEEETAEEEEETTEEEEDAEEEVDAGEEKETAEEDEAEEEEAEQDEEEATEEEEDDAEEEGQKEEEEAAEEEEEDNAQKEDEEEEASDEEEDDAEEEKEKEAAAEEEEEGDAEEQEYEEEGEEAAAEEEEDNAEEEEADEAAAEEEENDNATTEAEELAEEADDAEEEEEDGNGSEEEETTEAEEDDDDDQADDTADEEEPATDLMKFHSGSLCSVCSICEYCSKNCDKCPCEDDESDHCEHCQECSSCYICPILCDTICTPGGFVDELTGTLFQTVASLL